A window of Flavobacterium flavigenum contains these coding sequences:
- a CDS encoding PIN domain-containing protein: MMKILLDTNIIIHREASKIYKPEIGQLFKWIDNLKYSKYIHPLTVEELERYKDPNALDTMSIKIQSYNLLKHQAPLGEEILNVSKKIDNQDNDINDTQILNEVYESRVDILISEDKKIHSKAKLLGIEDKVFKIQSFLEKVISENPELVDYKVLSVEKVDFAKVNIRDQFFDSFREDYAEFDKWFNKKADDICYVCYSDNQLTAFLFIKREHENENYSNISPVFQPKKRLKIGTFKVTANGYKIGERFLKIIFDNALQYRVDEIYVTIFDKREEQERLIDLLKSWGFNHFGIKSTHNGDEQVYVRTFNRELINIENPKLTFPFFSRQQNIFIVPIYPEYHTELFPDSILNNQSPKDFIENYPHRNALSKVYISRSYEKNLKSGDIIVFYMTGGKYKGVATTLGIVESSVLNIETEEEFLLLCRKRSVFSNEELSKHWNHNPANTPFIVNFLYTYSFRKRPNLEWLVDNGIISSYENVPRGFSKITVEQFDKLLQFAY, from the coding sequence ATGATGAAAATTTTACTCGATACTAATATCATTATCCATAGAGAAGCAAGTAAGATATATAAGCCTGAAATTGGACAACTTTTCAAATGGATTGATAATCTTAAATATTCAAAATATATTCATCCCTTAACAGTTGAAGAATTAGAAAGATATAAAGATCCAAATGCTCTTGATACAATGAGTATTAAAATCCAAAGTTATAACTTGCTTAAGCATCAAGCTCCTTTAGGAGAAGAAATATTAAACGTCAGTAAAAAAATTGACAATCAGGATAACGACATAAATGATACTCAAATTCTTAATGAAGTTTATGAAAGCAGAGTCGATATTTTAATTTCTGAAGATAAAAAAATACACTCTAAAGCAAAGCTTCTTGGGATAGAAGATAAAGTTTTTAAAATTCAAAGTTTCTTAGAAAAAGTAATATCTGAAAATCCGGAATTAGTTGATTATAAAGTTTTATCAGTAGAAAAAGTTGATTTTGCGAAAGTGAATATAAGAGATCAGTTCTTTGATAGCTTTAGGGAGGATTATGCTGAATTTGACAAATGGTTTAATAAAAAAGCAGATGATATTTGTTATGTCTGTTATAGTGATAATCAATTAACCGCTTTTTTATTTATAAAACGAGAACATGAAAATGAGAATTATTCTAATATTTCTCCGGTTTTTCAACCTAAAAAGAGATTAAAAATTGGCACATTTAAAGTAACTGCAAACGGTTATAAAATAGGCGAGAGATTTTTAAAAATAATTTTTGATAATGCTCTACAATATAGAGTTGATGAAATATATGTTACAATTTTTGATAAAAGAGAAGAACAAGAAAGATTAATAGATTTATTAAAGTCATGGGGGTTTAATCATTTTGGTATAAAATCAACTCACAATGGTGATGAACAAGTTTATGTTAGGACTTTCAATAGAGAACTAATTAATATTGAAAATCCAAAATTGACATTCCCTTTTTTTTCCCGACAACAAAATATTTTTATTGTTCCCATTTATCCGGAATATCATACGGAATTATTTCCAGATTCAATATTGAATAACCAGTCTCCAAAAGATTTCATTGAAAACTACCCTCATAGAAATGCTTTGAGTAAAGTATATATTTCACGTTCTTATGAAAAAAATTTGAAATCTGGTGATATTATAGTTTTTTATATGACAGGTGGAAAATATAAAGGAGTTGCTACAACATTAGGAATAGTTGAATCATCTGTTTTAAATATTGAAACTGAAGAAGAGTTTCTTTTGTTATGCAGAAAAAGAAGTGTCTTTTCAAACGAAGAATTATCTAAACATTGGAATCATAATCCTGCAAACACACCTTTTATTGTTAATTTTCTATATACATACTCATTTAGGAAAAGACCTAACCTTGAATGGTTAGTTGATAATGGAATCATATCAAGCTATGAAAATGTACCAAGAGGATTTTCAAAAATAACAGTTGAACAATTTGATAAACTTTTACAATTTGCATATTAA
- a CDS encoding ATP-binding protein has protein sequence MEVFENIYFIGGIHGVGKGTICKEIASKTRLIHITASQVLKWEEISDSNNKLVKDITSSQNRLVEGLKNLIKKDETYLLDGHFCLLDSNGVSKRVDEDTFDQINPKIIAIVIDDAEKVAERLQSRDYKIYDVGVLNQLQLMEIEYAKYLSNKYSVPYIEIKNGNYNRLIEII, from the coding sequence AAAGGAACTATTTGTAAAGAAATAGCATCTAAGACTAGATTAATACATATAACTGCAAGTCAAGTTTTAAAATGGGAAGAAATTAGCGATAGCAATAATAAACTTGTAAAAGATATTACCTCATCACAAAACCGATTAGTAGAAGGCTTGAAAAATCTAATAAAAAAAGACGAAACATATCTTTTGGATGGACATTTCTGCCTATTAGATTCAAATGGAGTTTCAAAAAGAGTCGATGAAGATACTTTTGATCAAATTAATCCAAAAATTATAGCAATTGTTATTGATGATGCTGAAAAAGTTGCCGAAAGATTACAATCGAGAGACTATAAAATTTACGATGTAGGAGTTTTAAATCAATTGCAACTAATGGAAATCGAATATGCAAAGTATCTTTCAAATAAGTATTCAGTTCCTTATATCGAAATAAAAAACGGAAATTATAATCGATTAATAGAAATTATTTAA